The Flavobacterium marginilacus genome window below encodes:
- a CDS encoding translocation/assembly module TamB domain-containing protein, which yields MNQKYIHFFKKTLRVSLWCVASVVALLLLLTILIQVPAIQNFAKDKAITYLHGKIKTKVALDRIAINFPKEVVLEGFYFEDQKKKVLLAGKRLEVDVDLFKLISSELEINSISLTNTTANISRNKDGVFNFDYIIKAFDSNEPKDPNSKPFKISVVKVNLDAINFNFKDDYSKNDFRVKLTHFDTKFKEFDLDKMDFNIPDINLNGLKLTLNQDAVEKIAEVSVKTVDTISKRKDFKLQLDKISLSKIDIAYDNKDSKLDSGIRLGNLELTVNEIDLNKQLLDFDSFELKNLKGNLRLGVKYKQINTPDLDSTDIKQTGWKVKLNDVNLKNIAFKFDDMQSKPNPKGIDYSHLDLNKFDFEAEKLYYGNDTISGNIKALAVNEKSGLQIQALKTDFFYGPKNAELNNLYLRTPQTLLQNKIKVTYSSLDALKKDIANIAVDANLNQSKIGFKDILLFAPDLQKTNPFKSNPNAVLYLNTRLNGKVKDLNIPLFEMSGIGSTRVSLSGKIKGLPDVKKAYYDLNIKKLSSTAKDVYSFVPTGTIPATIQLPSQFNLQGKFKGTVQNFNTNLALNSSFGSAKVDALFDQRIKKQEKYDANVSLVDFDLGRLIKNDSIGKITLKAKVKGKGLDPKTAQAELAGIVQKAVFNRYAYKDLKVKGNIKNGSFAVKSGMKDPNLNFDLTANGSTKDKYPTIQLKLNLDIADLEKLNLHAGPMKLRGNVDADIANSNPDFLNGKVFLSNIQILQNELIVLDSVRVIAFSDNARNNIKISSQFLKAEVDGKYKLTTLASAVKKSLSKYMDLQNPKVNAESDEQRLAFSITVDNVPVLFKLLPKLTGLEPFKITGKYNNVADSLEIKGTIPRIVYANNTIADGKINVEAKENALEYQISVATIESGELKIPYTSLSGKAENNILSYALQVKDTKDKEQYVIAGEFLRQDAKNILKINSDNFVLNYDKWNINPENAIEFGDKRLYINKFFLDNSGNELKIQSQGTQNNAPVQVDFVNFKIETILNIVKKDKLLMQGLINGNAVVENAMTSPIFTSDIKVDDFAFKAEPVGDIEIKVDNKTTNTLVANVVLSGEGNDVKINGNYRITDGNLDFNADINTLNIKSIQGFSMGNISDGTGFLSGNFKITGNATTPKVDGQLNFNGSSFRITKLNSYFKTENEKITFSNDIIAFDTFTFYDENDNELALSGTIQSPDFRNYNFNLKVAANDFRAIHSKASDNDLFYGDLFFDTKLDIKGTLESPIVGGDLKINKETKFTVVLPQSDPSIADREGIVEFVNEDNIYLKQTVAMQKKLNQSDLIGMNVSVDISLDKEAELTLVIDKGNGDYLNLKGEAQLTGGIDPSGKSTLTGKYEVADGAYEMNFNGIRRKFNIQKGSYIIWNGEPTMATLNITAIYKVKVAPIDLLGNQLGAVSPTVKNTYKQKIPFQTLLKMNGELLKPEITFDIKLPDGNYGVSSDIVSASQTKLEQLRQEPAELNKQVFALLLLSRFVGENPFASESGGTSAESLARQSVSKILSQQLNDLSAELISGVQLEFDLESTDDYTSGSMENRTDLNVAVSKKLLDDRLKVTVGSSFGVEGKERANEETTNIAGDVSLDYQLTKDGRYMVRAYRKNEYQVAVEGQVIETGVAFVITMSYNKFRELFHRSDEEKRIIQEEKERKEKRKRIEKQEEKQEEKFEKQIEGNEQKT from the coding sequence ATGAATCAAAAATACATTCATTTTTTTAAAAAAACACTGCGTGTATCGCTTTGGTGCGTCGCTTCGGTAGTTGCGCTTTTATTGCTTCTTACCATTTTAATTCAGGTTCCCGCTATTCAAAATTTTGCAAAAGACAAAGCGATTACTTATCTGCACGGCAAAATTAAAACCAAGGTTGCTTTAGACCGGATTGCTATAAATTTTCCTAAAGAAGTGGTTCTTGAAGGTTTTTATTTTGAAGATCAAAAGAAAAAAGTCTTACTTGCTGGAAAGCGCTTAGAAGTTGATGTTGATTTGTTTAAACTGATAAGCAGTGAACTCGAAATAAATTCGATTTCCCTGACGAATACAACTGCCAATATTTCGAGAAACAAAGATGGAGTTTTTAATTTCGATTACATTATCAAAGCTTTCGATTCGAATGAACCAAAAGATCCCAACAGCAAACCATTCAAGATATCAGTTGTAAAAGTAAATCTCGATGCTATCAATTTTAATTTTAAAGATGATTATTCCAAAAATGATTTTCGCGTAAAACTCACGCATTTTGATACAAAATTCAAAGAGTTTGATTTAGATAAAATGGATTTCAATATTCCGGATATTAATTTAAACGGATTGAAATTAACGTTGAATCAGGATGCTGTCGAAAAAATTGCCGAGGTTTCGGTAAAAACTGTTGATACCATTTCAAAAAGAAAAGACTTCAAATTACAATTGGACAAAATCAGTTTGTCAAAAATTGATATTGCATACGATAATAAAGATTCTAAACTGGATTCAGGAATACGTTTGGGAAATCTGGAATTGACTGTCAATGAAATTGATCTGAATAAACAGCTTTTGGATTTTGATTCTTTCGAGTTAAAAAATCTAAAAGGAAACCTAAGATTAGGCGTCAAATACAAACAAATCAATACTCCAGATTTAGATTCGACCGACATTAAACAAACGGGATGGAAAGTAAAACTCAACGATGTCAATTTAAAGAATATCGCTTTCAAATTTGATGATATGCAGTCTAAACCCAATCCCAAAGGTATTGATTACAGCCATCTTGATTTAAACAAATTCGATTTTGAAGCGGAAAAATTATATTACGGAAATGATACTATTTCGGGAAATATAAAAGCACTTGCCGTGAATGAAAAAAGCGGTTTGCAGATTCAGGCTTTAAAAACGGATTTCTTTTATGGACCTAAAAATGCGGAGCTGAACAATTTGTATTTGAGAACACCGCAGACACTTTTGCAGAATAAAATTAAAGTCACTTATTCATCGCTTGATGCTCTGAAAAAAGACATTGCAAATATTGCTGTGGATGCCAATTTAAATCAGTCTAAAATTGGTTTCAAAGACATTTTACTTTTTGCTCCCGATTTGCAAAAAACAAATCCGTTTAAAAGCAATCCAAATGCTGTTTTGTATCTGAATACCCGTTTGAACGGAAAGGTAAAAGATCTGAATATTCCTTTATTCGAAATGAGCGGAATTGGAAGTACGAGAGTTTCACTTTCGGGAAAAATAAAAGGTTTACCCGATGTTAAAAAAGCCTATTATGATTTGAATATCAAAAAATTGTCGAGCACTGCCAAAGATGTGTATTCATTTGTTCCAACGGGAACAATTCCAGCGACTATTCAGTTGCCTTCGCAGTTTAATCTACAGGGAAAATTCAAAGGTACGGTTCAGAATTTCAATACCAATCTGGCTTTAAACAGCAGTTTCGGAAGCGCAAAAGTGGATGCATTATTTGACCAAAGAATTAAAAAACAAGAGAAATATGATGCGAATGTTTCCTTAGTGGATTTTGATTTGGGTCGATTGATTAAAAATGATTCTATCGGAAAAATTACGCTTAAAGCGAAAGTAAAAGGCAAAGGTTTAGACCCAAAAACAGCTCAGGCAGAATTGGCTGGAATTGTCCAGAAAGCGGTATTCAACAGATATGCGTACAAAGATTTGAAGGTGAAAGGAAATATCAAAAACGGTTCTTTTGCTGTAAAATCGGGAATGAAAGACCCAAATCTTAATTTTGATCTGACTGCCAACGGGAGTACAAAAGACAAATATCCGACCATTCAATTAAAATTAAACCTTGATATTGCCGATTTGGAAAAGCTGAATCTTCACGCTGGCCCGATGAAATTGCGAGGAAATGTAGATGCCGATATTGCCAACAGCAATCCTGATTTTCTGAATGGAAAAGTATTTCTTTCGAACATTCAGATTTTGCAGAACGAATTGATTGTTCTGGATTCTGTGCGTGTAATTGCTTTTTCGGATAATGCCCGAAACAATATCAAAATATCATCTCAGTTTTTGAAAGCTGAAGTAGATGGTAAATACAAGCTAACCACATTAGCCTCGGCAGTAAAAAAATCTTTGTCAAAATATATGGATCTGCAAAATCCAAAAGTGAATGCGGAATCAGATGAACAAAGGCTGGCTTTTTCAATTACTGTGGATAATGTTCCTGTACTCTTTAAACTGCTTCCTAAACTTACAGGACTGGAGCCTTTTAAAATTACTGGTAAATACAATAATGTTGCCGATTCTTTGGAAATAAAAGGAACGATTCCGAGAATTGTTTATGCCAATAATACAATCGCTGACGGTAAAATAAATGTCGAAGCCAAAGAAAATGCTTTGGAATATCAAATTTCGGTGGCAACAATTGAAAGCGGTGAATTAAAAATTCCTTACACCAGTTTATCCGGAAAAGCCGAAAACAATATTCTTTCTTACGCCTTGCAGGTAAAAGACACCAAAGACAAAGAACAATATGTTATCGCCGGTGAATTTCTGCGTCAGGATGCCAAAAATATCTTGAAAATCAACTCGGATAATTTCGTGCTTAATTATGATAAATGGAATATCAATCCTGAAAATGCAATTGAATTTGGCGATAAAAGATTGTACATTAATAAATTTTTCTTAGATAATTCGGGCAACGAACTAAAGATTCAATCACAAGGAACTCAAAACAACGCTCCAGTTCAGGTAGATTTTGTGAATTTCAAAATTGAAACTATTCTGAATATTGTCAAAAAAGACAAACTGCTGATGCAGGGTTTAATCAACGGGAATGCAGTTGTCGAAAACGCAATGACATCGCCGATTTTTACTTCAGATATCAAGGTGGATGATTTTGCTTTTAAGGCAGAACCTGTCGGCGATATTGAGATAAAAGTCGATAACAAAACGACCAATACGCTTGTTGCCAATGTAGTTTTGAGCGGTGAAGGCAATGATGTGAAAATCAATGGAAATTATAGAATTACTGATGGCAATTTAGATTTTAATGCCGATATCAATACATTAAATATCAAAAGTATTCAAGGATTTTCGATGGGGAATATTAGTGATGGAACAGGATTTTTATCTGGAAATTTCAAAATTACTGGAAATGCGACGACACCAAAAGTGGATGGTCAGTTAAACTTTAATGGTAGCAGTTTCAGAATTACAAAACTCAATTCTTATTTTAAAACAGAGAATGAAAAAATCACTTTCAGTAACGATATAATTGCGTTCGACACTTTTACATTTTATGATGAAAATGATAATGAATTGGCGCTAAGCGGTACCATACAATCTCCAGATTTCAGAAATTATAATTTCAATTTAAAAGTCGCTGCTAATGACTTCAGAGCGATACATTCTAAAGCTTCGGATAATGATCTTTTTTATGGAGATTTATTTTTTGATACTAAATTAGACATAAAAGGAACGCTCGAAAGTCCTATTGTAGGCGGCGATCTCAAAATAAATAAAGAAACCAAATTTACGGTTGTATTGCCTCAATCCGATCCATCGATTGCCGATAGAGAAGGAATCGTAGAGTTTGTAAATGAAGATAATATTTATTTGAAACAGACGGTAGCAATGCAGAAAAAACTGAATCAGTCGGACTTGATTGGGATGAATGTCAGCGTTGATATTTCATTGGACAAAGAAGCAGAACTCACATTGGTTATCGACAAAGGAAACGGAGATTACCTTAATTTGAAAGGTGAAGCCCAGCTTACTGGCGGAATTGACCCTTCGGGAAAATCGACTCTTACCGGTAAATATGAAGTTGCAGATGGAGCGTATGAAATGAATTTTAATGGCATCCGAAGAAAATTTAATATTCAGAAAGGAAGTTATATTATCTGGAACGGAGAGCCAACGATGGCAACTTTGAATATTACGGCAATTTATAAAGTGAAAGTAGCGCCGATTGACCTGTTGGGAAACCAATTGGGAGCAGTTAGCCCGACCGTAAAAAACACGTACAAGCAAAAAATTCCGTTTCAGACTTTATTGAAAATGAATGGCGAATTGCTAAAGCCTGAAATTACTTTTGACATTAAACTTCCCGATGGAAATTATGGCGTTTCATCAGATATTGTATCGGCTTCCCAGACAAAACTGGAACAATTGCGACAAGAACCAGCAGAATTAAATAAACAGGTTTTTGCCCTTTTACTGTTGAGTCGTTTTGTTGGCGAAAATCCTTTTGCAAGTGAAAGTGGCGGAACAAGTGCCGAATCATTGGCCAGACAAAGTGTGAGTAAGATACTTTCACAGCAATTAAATGATCTTTCGGCAGAATTAATAAGCGGTGTTCAATTGGAATTTGATTTAGAATCGACCGATGATTACACTTCCGGATCAATGGAAAACAGAACGGATCTGAATGTTGCTGTTTCTAAAAAATTGCTGGATGATCGATTGAAAGTTACTGTTGGAAGCAGTTTTGGTGTTGAAGGAAAAGAACGTGCCAATGAAGAAACTACCAATATTGCGGGAGACGTTTCTTTGGACTATCAGCTTACAAAAGACGGCCGATATATGGTTCGTGCTTATCGCAAAAATGAATATCAGGTGGCTGTTGAAGGTCAGGTTATTGAAACAGGTGTCGCTTTTGTGATCACGATGAGTTACAATAAATTCAGAGAGCTTTTTCACCGAAGCGATGAGGAAAAGCGCATAATTCAAGAGGAAAAAGAGCGTAAAGAGAAGAGAAAACGAATAGAAAAACAAGAAGAGAAACAAGAAGAGAAATTCGAAAAACAAATTGAAGGAAATGAGCAAAAAACATAG
- a CDS encoding GSCFA domain-containing protein: MNFRTQIPIPKNQNPIDYNSKIVSLGSCFAENMGAKFEYFKFQNKTNPFGIIFNPVSIEKIIDRVVSEKPFTEEDVFFQNEQWHCFEVHSDVSDSSKEKLLQNLNQILVETKKQLQEATHLIITYGTSWVYRNIERNTIVANCHKVPQKQFAKELLLVETIENSIQNTIELIKKINPDCSFIFTISPVRHLKDGFVENQVSKAHLFSALHGTFDFRLSTFVYFPSYEIMMDELRDYRFYGEDMLHPSQTAIDYIWERFSESCIAENSFQTMKEVAEIQKGLHHRSFNPDSEQHLKFLSKLNQKIAVLAEKFPHIKF, translated from the coding sequence ATGAACTTTAGAACTCAAATACCCATTCCTAAAAACCAAAATCCAATAGACTACAACTCCAAAATAGTCTCGTTAGGCTCTTGTTTTGCAGAAAATATGGGTGCTAAATTCGAATATTTTAAATTTCAAAACAAGACAAACCCATTTGGAATAATATTCAATCCAGTTTCTATCGAGAAGATTATTGATAGAGTGGTTTCTGAAAAACCATTTACTGAGGAAGATGTTTTTTTTCAAAATGAACAATGGCATTGTTTTGAAGTACATTCGGATGTTAGTGATTCAAGTAAAGAGAAATTATTACAAAATCTGAATCAAATTTTGGTGGAAACCAAAAAGCAATTGCAGGAAGCAACACACCTTATTATTACTTATGGAACTTCTTGGGTATATCGAAATATTGAAAGAAATACTATAGTTGCCAATTGTCATAAAGTGCCTCAAAAACAATTTGCTAAAGAATTATTATTAGTTGAAACTATCGAAAATTCAATTCAAAATACGATCGAATTAATCAAGAAAATAAATCCAGATTGCAGTTTTATTTTCACCATTTCCCCAGTACGTCACCTCAAAGATGGTTTTGTCGAAAATCAAGTAAGTAAAGCACATTTGTTTTCGGCTTTACATGGGACTTTTGACTTTCGACTTTCGACTTTTGTCTACTTTCCTTCCTATGAAATCATGATGGATGAACTTCGGGATTATCGTTTTTATGGCGAAGACATGTTGCATCCAAGCCAGACAGCAATTGATTACATCTGGGAACGTTTCAGCGAAAGCTGTATTGCCGAAAATAGTTTTCAGACAATGAAAGAAGTTGCAGAAATTCAAAAAGGATTGCATCACCGAAGTTTTAATCCTGACTCAGAACAGCATCTCAAATTCTTATCAAAACTAAATCAGAAGATTGCTGTTTTAGCAGAAAAATTTCCCCACATAAAGTTTTAA
- a CDS encoding GxxExxY protein encodes MTENEISKIVVDVSYKIHTKLGPGLLESVYEAILYYELSKRGLNVERQKPLPVIWDDIFLDIGFRTDLIIENKVIIEIKSVEEIANVHPKQLLTYLKVTGMKLGLLINFNESLIKNGITRIVNNL; translated from the coding sequence ATGACTGAAAACGAAATTTCTAAAATTGTTGTTGATGTTTCTTATAAAATCCATACCAAACTAGGCCCTGGGTTGCTTGAATCCGTTTATGAAGCAATTCTTTATTATGAGTTATCTAAACGAGGTTTAAATGTTGAAAGGCAGAAACCACTGCCAGTAATTTGGGATGATATATTTTTAGATATAGGTTTCCGCACAGATTTAATAATTGAAAATAAGGTAATTATTGAAATAAAATCAGTCGAAGAGATTGCAAATGTTCATCCAAAACAACTTTTAACTTATCTTAAAGTAACAGGAATGAAATTAGGTTTGTTGATTAATTTTAATGAATCATTAATTAAAAACGGAATTACAAGAATAGTAAATAATCTGTAA
- the alaS gene encoding alanine--tRNA ligase: MKSQDVRKQFLDFFESKGHLIVPSAPIVLKDDPTLMFNNSGMAQFKEYFLGLGTPKSNRIADTQKCLRVSGKHNDLEEVGIDTYHHTMFEMLGNWSFGDYFKKEAIHWAWELLTEVYKIPKDILYVSVFEGNPAENVPFDQEAWDIWKTLIDEDRIILGNKKDNFWEMGDQGPCGPCSEIHVDIRSAEEKALVSGKSLVNADHPHVVEIWNNVFMEFNRKADGSLEKLPAQHVDTGMGFERLCMVLQGVQSNYDTDVFTPLIREIETITGTKYTIKANDEAEEKINIAIRVIADHVRAVAFAIADGQLPSNTGAGYVIRRILRRAIRYGFTFLNTKEPFIYRLVETLSAQMSGSFPEIRSQKALCSNVIREEESSFLRTLDQGLVLLDAVISTNSGSVIDGKKAFELYDTYGFPIDLTALILSEKGLELDEKGFQEQLQLQKERSRAASKVTAGDWNVLAEDDVQEFVGYDRLKHNVKITKYRRVDSVKDGEIYQLVFNATPFYGESGGQTGDKGYLEASNGDIIYIIDTKKENNQTIHLTQSLPDNLTDSFVAVVDEIQRAKTSSNHSATHLLHQGLRKILGTHIEQKGSMVRNASLRFDFSHFSKVTDDELKEVEDFVNARIRESLPLVEKRGIPKDQALQEGAIALFGEKYGDVVRMIKFGDSVELCGGTHVPNTSDIWHFKITSEGAVAAGIRRIEAITSEAAKDFFESQLITFAEIKEVLKNAVDPVKAIQAMQDENASLKKQLEVLLKDKAKNMKGELAQELQEINGIHFLAKQVDLSPEGAKDLAYELGTLGTNIFLVLATADAGKPMLSCYISKELVAERKLNAGQVVRELGKYIQGGGGGQPFFATAGGKNVDGIAEALVKAVEFVK; encoded by the coding sequence ATGAAATCACAAGACGTACGCAAACAATTTTTAGATTTTTTTGAAAGTAAAGGGCATTTAATTGTTCCATCGGCTCCGATTGTTCTTAAGGACGATCCGACATTGATGTTTAACAACTCCGGGATGGCGCAGTTTAAGGAATATTTTCTTGGTCTTGGAACTCCAAAAAGCAACAGAATTGCCGATACGCAAAAATGTCTTCGTGTTTCTGGAAAACATAATGATCTTGAGGAAGTAGGGATTGACACCTATCACCACACTATGTTTGAAATGCTGGGGAACTGGTCATTTGGTGATTATTTCAAAAAAGAGGCAATTCATTGGGCTTGGGAATTATTGACCGAGGTGTATAAAATCCCGAAAGACATATTATATGTTTCGGTTTTTGAAGGAAATCCTGCTGAGAATGTGCCTTTTGACCAGGAAGCTTGGGACATCTGGAAAACATTAATCGATGAAGACCGAATTATTCTAGGAAACAAGAAAGATAATTTCTGGGAAATGGGGGATCAAGGACCTTGTGGACCTTGTTCTGAAATTCATGTTGATATTCGTTCTGCTGAAGAAAAAGCTTTGGTTTCCGGTAAATCTTTAGTTAATGCCGATCACCCGCACGTGGTAGAAATTTGGAACAATGTATTTATGGAATTCAACCGTAAAGCAGATGGTTCATTGGAAAAATTGCCTGCGCAGCACGTAGATACAGGAATGGGATTTGAGCGTCTTTGTATGGTTTTGCAGGGAGTTCAGTCTAATTATGATACTGATGTTTTTACACCGCTAATCAGAGAAATTGAAACGATTACCGGAACTAAATATACTATCAAAGCAAATGACGAAGCCGAAGAAAAAATAAATATTGCGATTCGTGTAATTGCAGATCACGTTCGTGCAGTAGCTTTTGCTATTGCTGATGGTCAATTGCCATCAAACACCGGAGCTGGTTATGTAATCCGTAGAATTTTACGTCGTGCTATCCGTTACGGTTTTACTTTTCTGAATACTAAAGAACCTTTTATATACCGATTGGTTGAGACTTTGAGTGCACAAATGAGTGGTTCATTCCCGGAAATTCGTTCACAAAAAGCGTTATGCTCCAATGTAATCCGTGAGGAAGAAAGTTCTTTCCTAAGGACTTTGGATCAGGGATTGGTGCTGCTGGATGCTGTAATCAGTACGAACTCGGGCTCAGTAATCGATGGTAAAAAAGCATTTGAATTGTATGATACGTATGGTTTCCCAATTGATTTAACAGCTTTGATTCTTTCTGAAAAAGGATTGGAACTGGATGAAAAAGGATTCCAGGAGCAATTGCAATTGCAAAAAGAACGTTCCCGTGCGGCTTCAAAAGTAACGGCTGGAGACTGGAATGTTCTGGCTGAAGATGATGTTCAGGAATTTGTGGGTTACGACCGATTGAAACACAATGTGAAAATCACTAAATACCGCCGAGTTGACAGCGTGAAAGATGGTGAAATTTATCAGCTGGTTTTCAATGCTACACCATTTTATGGAGAAAGCGGAGGACAAACAGGTGACAAAGGATATCTTGAAGCGTCAAACGGAGATATCATCTATATTATTGATACCAAAAAAGAAAACAACCAAACGATACATCTTACACAATCGCTTCCGGATAATCTAACCGATAGTTTTGTGGCTGTTGTAGATGAAATCCAAAGAGCAAAAACATCTTCAAATCACTCGGCTACTCACTTGTTACATCAAGGACTGAGAAAAATATTGGGAACACATATTGAGCAAAAAGGATCAATGGTTCGAAATGCTTCTTTGCGTTTTGACTTCTCGCATTTTTCTAAAGTAACCGATGATGAATTGAAAGAAGTAGAGGATTTTGTGAATGCAAGAATCCGTGAGAGTCTGCCTTTGGTAGAAAAAAGAGGAATTCCAAAAGACCAGGCTTTGCAGGAAGGTGCAATTGCTTTGTTTGGTGAGAAATATGGAGATGTGGTTCGAATGATTAAATTCGGTGATTCAGTGGAATTATGCGGAGGTACTCATGTACCAAATACAAGTGATATCTGGCACTTCAAAATCACTTCGGAAGGTGCTGTTGCAGCAGGAATCAGACGTATTGAGGCGATTACAAGTGAAGCCGCAAAGGATTTCTTCGAATCGCAACTGATTACTTTTGCAGAAATAAAAGAAGTTTTGAAAAATGCGGTAGATCCTGTAAAAGCCATTCAGGCAATGCAGGATGAGAATGCTTCTTTGAAAAAACAATTGGAAGTTTTATTGAAAGATAAAGCTAAAAATATGAAAGGAGAATTGGCTCAGGAACTGCAGGAAATCAACGGAATTCATTTCCTTGCCAAACAAGTTGATTTGAGTCCAGAAGGAGCAAAAGATTTAGCTTATGAATTAGGAACTTTAGGAACCAATATATTTTTAGTATTAGCTACTGCCGATGCTGGAAAACCAATGTTGTCTTGTTATATTTCTAAAGAATTAGTTGCCGAAAGAAAACTGAACGCAGGCCAAGTAGTTCGTGAATTAGGTAAATACATCCAAGGCGGTGGAGGAGGTCAGCCTTTCTTTGCTACTGCTGGAGGTAAAAATGTGGATGGAATTGCAGAGGCTTTGGTGAAAGCTGTTGAGTTTGTGAAGTAG
- a CDS encoding M23 family metallopeptidase, protein MAKVKYYYDSVNLAYRKIKIRKRRKVGYAVLFLLSSALFGFLTFIILLNTPYFDTPKDRLLERQVENLKLNYAILNKKMDQIDDVIEDIEDRDNNLYRVYFNTAAIPEEERKAGYSKINRYAALQGYDNSRLVTSTTERVDALSKELAIQSKSLDEIVKLAKAKGKLLSAIPAIQPVKNENLKRMASGFGYRTDPFTKARKMHEGMDFTSKSGTPIYATGDGVVARADNSASGFGNHIVIRHGYGYETLYAHLSKYNCRPGKSVKRGDIIGYVGSTGRSEAPHLHYEVHKNGKVVNPLNFYYGNISAVEYVAISKIANQENQSLD, encoded by the coding sequence ATGGCGAAAGTAAAATATTATTACGATTCAGTAAATCTGGCCTATCGGAAAATAAAAATCAGAAAAAGAAGAAAAGTCGGCTATGCTGTACTATTTTTATTGTCCTCGGCATTGTTTGGATTTTTGACGTTCATAATACTATTGAACACTCCTTATTTTGACACTCCAAAAGACCGTTTACTGGAAAGACAAGTTGAAAATTTAAAATTGAATTATGCCATTTTGAACAAAAAAATGGATCAGATAGATGATGTCATTGAAGATATTGAAGACAGAGATAATAATTTATACCGAGTATATTTCAACACGGCGGCCATTCCGGAAGAAGAACGAAAAGCGGGTTACTCTAAAATAAATCGTTATGCGGCTCTGCAGGGATATGACAACTCAAGATTGGTAACCAGCACTACCGAAAGAGTCGATGCTTTGAGTAAAGAACTCGCGATTCAGTCCAAATCATTGGACGAAATTGTGAAATTAGCCAAAGCCAAAGGCAAACTGCTTTCAGCAATTCCTGCAATACAGCCTGTAAAAAATGAAAATTTGAAACGAATGGCCTCTGGTTTTGGATACAGAACAGACCCTTTTACCAAAGCAAGAAAAATGCATGAAGGCATGGATTTCACATCCAAATCGGGTACTCCAATTTATGCCACAGGCGATGGAGTCGTAGCAAGGGCAGACAACAGTGCTTCGGGATTTGGGAATCATATTGTAATCAGACACGGTTATGGTTACGAAACTCTTTATGCTCATTTGAGCAAATACAACTGCAGACCGGGAAAATCGGTTAAACGCGGTGATATTATTGGATATGTAGGCAGTACAGGACGTTCAGAAGCGCCGCACTTACATTATGAAGTGCACAAAAACGGAAAAGTGGTCAACCCTCTTAATTTTTATTACGGCAATATTTCGGCAGTGGAATACGTTGCCATTTCAAAAATAGCGAATCAGGAGAATCAATCGTTGGATTAG
- a CDS encoding MerR family transcriptional regulator — translation MHIELPKDKRYYSIGEVAKAFDVNASLIRFWDGEFDILKPKKNAKGNRMFTPEDIKNLKLIYHLVKERGFTLEGAKTHLKEGQKKTMDKFEIISKLETIKTQLISIKNEL, via the coding sequence ATGCATATTGAACTTCCAAAAGACAAAAGATATTACAGCATAGGCGAAGTTGCCAAAGCATTTGACGTAAACGCTTCCCTGATCCGTTTTTGGGATGGTGAATTTGATATTCTGAAACCAAAGAAAAATGCTAAAGGAAACAGAATGTTCACACCCGAAGACATCAAGAATTTAAAACTTATTTATCATTTGGTTAAAGAAAGAGGATTCACTTTGGAAGGTGCCAAAACCCATCTTAAAGAAGGTCAGAAGAAAACTATGGATAAATTTGAAATTATCAGTAAATTAGAAACCATAAAGACGCAGCTGATTAGTATTAAAAACGAACTTTGA
- a CDS encoding LemA family protein translates to MKRFLPWIIGAVVIIGIYSWVKGINNTAVTLNQNIEESWGNVQTAYQRRNDLIGNLVNTVKGAADFEKSTLTAVIEARAKATSVTVDPTNISPEQLAAFNSAQSGVSSSLSKLLVSVEKYPDLKANENFLKLQDELASTENQILTARTRFNEAVKPYNNHIATFPNSIFAGMFGFQKKAYFEAVAGAEKPVEVKF, encoded by the coding sequence ATGAAAAGATTTTTGCCTTGGATTATCGGAGCAGTTGTAATTATTGGAATATACAGCTGGGTTAAAGGAATAAACAATACAGCAGTTACTTTAAACCAGAACATTGAGGAGTCATGGGGTAATGTACAGACTGCTTATCAAAGAAGAAATGACCTTATCGGGAATTTAGTAAACACTGTAAAAGGTGCCGCCGATTTCGAAAAAAGCACTTTAACTGCGGTAATCGAAGCTCGTGCCAAAGCAACATCAGTAACTGTTGATCCAACTAATATTTCTCCAGAACAATTAGCCGCTTTTAATTCAGCGCAAAGCGGAGTAAGCAGTTCTTTGTCAAAATTACTTGTTTCTGTGGAAAAATATCCAGATTTAAAAGCTAATGAGAATTTCTTAAAACTGCAAGACGAATTGGCAAGTACGGAGAATCAGATTCTAACAGCAAGAACAAGATTTAATGAGGCTGTCAAACCTTATAACAATCATATCGCAACCTTTCCAAACTCAATATTTGCCGGCATGTTTGGATTCCAGAAAAAAGCATACTTTGAGGCGGTTGCTGGTGCTGAAAAACCTGTTGAAGTAAAATTCTAG